GCAAACATGCCAGTTCTGAGGACTTAAGACAtggtttttttctattttttaatttaaatatatgtttttaaatttttttacaatgttgtgtcagtttctgccatacaacaatgcaaagcAGCCATCATTATACACAcattcccctctccccctcccctccccctctccaaGGCCATCACAAAGTGCCAGACTGGGCTCCCCAGCTGGTGCTGCACAGCAACCTCTCACCTGCAAGATATGTTTTTTTCTGAGTAAATCTTGCAAAAGAGTTCTGTAACTCATTAATAGTCCTTAATGAATGGTGTTGACTCTCCCTTACTTCGCCTACCCTTTTCTGTGGGGAAGCCATGAAACAGGCTGCAAAACCTTGGAGCTTTGCAAGAAGACAATAGCAATTATATGAGATGCTGCCCGTGGAAAGGTATCAGCAATAATTGATAGCACTGTGGCTCTCTCAAGTTACTGATTAAGCATTCAAAACTGAAATCTGGCTTGCCTGTGTTTCAAATACTGTCTCATTTCTCATCTGAATATAAACATTATCCTTCTGCATATTCATAATGACCTGCACCCACACAATATCTCTCTCCTATCTAATAGCTTGGGATAGGCAGGAATGGTGGGAAATTATACTGGTTCTCAGGAGGGAGAAGAGATCTGGAGAGTCTCGGAAGAAGGGTACTTAAGTGTGGCTTTGAAAAGGGAGCTGGTGTTGGCAGCCTACTGCAATGAGGGTGGTCCCCAGGCTGCAGTAAGGAGAGGACCTCCTTCATGTCCAGATGCCAGGCTAGTCCCGTTGCCAAGAGAAACATCACTCAGGACATCCTGCAGAAAGTATCAAGAACTGCAGTTCTCTCCCGAAGTTTACTTTGTTCATTGCAGGATGTTCTTATTTTCCAGGAGTTTAAGCAGACAGCTCCCAAGCGGAGCCTCGTCTTCCACCCCCTCACCAGCCACCACTCCAGACACTACATAAAGAAGTCTTTTAATAATGACTGATGAACCTACATGCAGggagcaatggagacacagacttagagaacagacttctggacatggcagggggtaggggtggggggtcgggggaggaaggagagggtgggctgtatggagagagtaacaaggAAACATacactatatgtaaaacagatagccaatagggatttgctgtatgacttgGGAAACTCCAATGggagctctgtaacaacctagaggggtgggatggggaaggaggtgggagggaggttcaagaaggagaggATATAGGTGTACcaatggttaattcatgttgatatttggcagaaaccaacatgctattgtaaagcaattatccttcaattaaaaataaataaatttaattatatatatataagaagaaGTTCTTTAGCTGGAGGAGTGTGGCTGCCAGGACGCTTCCCTAAGAGGGATCAGACCCATTTTAAATGTCCCAATATTCCTTCGTCTCTTTGGGACAAAGAGATTCttgtttatttctaaataagatcTTAGGCGACCTTGGTCATGTGGGAAAATTCAGGCTGTTTGCTTGTTATGGGAAGGTGCTAATCAATCTGGGTTTTAAGCAAGAATAAATGGAAGCCAATCCTGGAATGTGGCTGATTTTAAATGCACTCTCAGAGTGGAAATAACACAGGCTTTGGCACTTATGCTCACTGAAGCCCAGTGAGCCAGAGAAGTCTGGGGAAACAGGGTTAGAATCAAGAGCCATCAGAAAAATCAATTGCCCTGGGAGGTGAACACAGGGAGCTCTGGATATATTTAAACTATGAGTCACATGACTAGACGCTACTTAGGCAGAAGTAAAACATGTTTTCCTTTAAATGATTAAACTTAGTTGAACTTAGtacaagaaaaactttttttccctgtgaatgtttttttttccccaggcttAAAGAACTTCAAGATAAGATTTGTTTTCCTAAAGAAAAACGTAtatccatattcttgcctggagaatcccagggacgggggagcctggtgggctgccgtctatggggtcacacagagtcggacacgactgaagtgacttagcagcagcagcatagcttcaAACTAGATACACCTGTGGACTCAGAACACCCAAATGACACCAGATAAGGTAGCCCATCTCCTGCATCTGGATGGTTAAGacagcacattttaaaataagaaaggttAGCCAAAATTCATCAACAGTTATTCTGCAGTCCCATCTGGATTCAGGTTAATGTCAAGATGGGAGTTAAAACTCACCATGTTGGAGCTGTCTTGCTTTGGAgaggttagattttttttttaaataagtgacaaagggagagaaagaagtctTAAATTAAATGCAAGCACAACCAACAATTACACCATCGGTTTCAGTTTGAACTGGACACGTCTGGCCTGTTTGCTGTTCTTCTTTTGGGGTTGGTTCACTTAAAAACAATAAacgtttttgttctttcttttttactatgCAGTGACCAAAAGCTAGAATTAATTATGATCAGTGCCTACTGGCTTTTTCCCTGCGTGGAGACAGAATGCTTTCTGTGTctccttttaaatgttttctttctcaaaagtGGTTACCTTTCTGATGAGGGTTTCTAATGAGGCTCGGCATTTAGGTACCAGATCGCCTTTGGGGCAGGAGCCGCGGGACAGGAAACCCAGGGCACCACTTCCTGCTGCCCGCTCCCTTGCTGAAAGGCTGGAGGGGGTAGTCGGTCCGAGAGCGTCGCTCCTTTCCCTCCTTCTGTCCTGTCTTAGGTCTGTCCATGCGCGCGAGGGAGAAGGGCAGAAATGAAAGGGTGCGAGGCCCTGCACCTGTGTCATCTTACTCCATCCTCAGAGGTATCTTTAccgtcctccccccacccccaactcaacCTTTGAGGAACAGGAGGCTGGGACAGATGACGTCCCCACGCGCTCCACACTGGGGCTGGACCGGACCGTGGAGTCATCTCCGCGCGCATCACCACCGCAGGCAAGCCGGGTTGGCCTCTGCAGTGCTTTCCATAAAGAAACGAAAAAGCGCGGCCGAGTTAGCCCGAGCGCCGGTAGGGGCTCCAGGGTGTTCAGTTCTTAACTGGTTCGGGGGACTAGGAGGGTCCCTAGTCCCCAGGAGCCAGGGACTGGAGGGCAGACCCCGCAAGAAAGCGCAGGACCCAAGGTGGGGAGGGGCGAGGAGGAAGGAGTCGGAGGAGGAGAGGATGCCGGGCTCCAGTGCCCTCGTCCCCCAGCCAGTGCCCCCAGACCCGGCCCTCGGTTCCCACTCCCGGCCGCCGGCTCCCCCAGAGCGctcaccacccaccccacccccaccccacccccaccccacaccacctCCCCGGGTCTCGGCCCCCACCGCCAGGCCCGGGCCAGCATCCCGCTCTCAGCCGCCCCCGGCCGCCTCTTCGCCGCGGGATCTCGTCCCCAGCCcggcccctcctcctgccccgggCCCGGCTCAGCACCCCGGCCCCAGTCGCGCCTACTCGCACGTTCCCCCAAGTCCCGGGCTCTGGACCCCTCACCGCGACATCAGGCCCCGCTCTCCCAGCACCGGCGGCttcgccccgcccccggcccggctCGCATCCCCGCCCCCAACTGCGTCCCAGACCTGGGATCACCTCCATCCCCCGAGCCCCGGCCCGGCGCGCCCCCCGCACCTCCCCGCTCCCGGTTCGGCTCGCATCCCCTCCCCCAATCGCGTCCCGGGCCCGGGATCACCTCCACCCCGCCCTCCCGGCCCGGCGCGCCCCCGCCCAGCCGTCCCGCTCCCAATCGCGTCCCGGGCCCGGGatctcctccccccgcccccggccgaGCCGCGAGCCCCCGGGCCTCCTCCCGCCCCGCCGCCGGCCCGCTCCGCCCGCGCGCCATGGGCAGCGGCAGCAGCCGGAGCGGCCGCGCCCTGCGGCGTCTGCGCAGCCCCGACAGCCGGCCGGCGGGGCCCGACGGGGCAGCCCCGGAGGGCGGGACTGGGCTGCCGGTCTCGGCGCCGGCTGCGGCGGCGGCCGGGGAGGAGGCCCCGGAGGCGGTGACCGGCACCGATCCCGGCCCCGCGGCGCCCCCCGACGGCGGGGACGAGACCCTGCGCCTGCTGGACCAGCTGCTGGCCGAGTCGGCGGGCTGGGGCCCCGGGGAGCTGGCCTCGCGGGGCCCGGCGAGGCCCAGACCCGCAGCCGGCGCCGGGAGCCCGGTGAGTGTGGGGGCTGCGGCGCCCGTTCCCGCCCAGGGCGGGGGTGCCCTCCCCTCCGGCCCACACCCCGCGCcctgtcccccagcccctggcgcCATCCCGCCTTGCGCTCCCTGCTCGCCCCCCTTCCTCCCACCGCCCCCAgtccctgccaggctccctgggcTTGCGCGATGCCCTGTCCCCGCTGCCCTGTGTCACCCACCGTCTGGCCGTCCCCGAATCCCACCGGGTCTCTTGCTGATCGCACGGCCTCTCCTTCCCAAACATCCCCTCTGAGTCTCTCTGCCTCCTCTGGGTGCTGGTTTAACTGCCTCCAACTTGGGGGTTGACAGGGACCCAGACATCCCTTAGCAGAAAAGCATCTCCTGGGCCTTCTTCTGGCCAGaggtcaactttttttttttttttttttttaaactgtggctCCTTCCAACCTAGGTAGGAGCTGGCCAGGGGGATGCTTGTCTCTCTGGTACCTCCCCCCTCAGCCAGCCTCCAGAGCACTGTCAGAGAAGAATCCTAGGAAATGGGACCGGTAGCCAAATAGTGGTAGCAAAGCCCGGCGCCCAACAGACACGTCAGGATCTTTGCCAACTTCGCGAGTTGTCAAGCAACTCGCACCCTGCTAGCTATTTTTAAGATGCTGTGCAATTTCTTTTTggcttccctcctctctcttccagAACACTTGTAATAACATCCCCGCTGTTCTAGAAAAAGACAATACAAATGAGCACTCTCTTTTGGCAATAGCCACCACTCCGGCAGAACTGAATGAAGGAGATCAGTAGTATCAGTTCCTGGGCTTGAGGAGGATGTACAAGACGGCCCCCTGCCCTGGAATCCCACAGGCCGCACTTAACGACTGTTGGGGACGGGAGGGAAGTGTCTTGGGGGCAGCCACCAAGCAGGAGAGAGTGGGAAGCTCCTCCGCcagatggaggtggggagaggtcGAAAGGACTGAGCCAACCTAGACGGGGCGGGGTCTTCCTCCCCTGACCACCTCCTGCCCGTGCCCTGCTACCCTCCCAAAGTGAGCTGCAGCAAGAGGGATCGAATTATATAACAAGATTCCTTTAGGATTACATCAGTGTTCTGTTATATAACCCTCAAAAGGGATAAACAGTTGAGAAATTCAGGGGAAATTCTGAGGTGGCATGGAAGCAATCTTTGTGTTCAGTTTTCAAGTGCTTTGGAAGTttcagaagtgaaaatgaaaacagagacagAGTTTCCCGTCCCACCCCCTGTCCCACCCTCACTGGCTGAGAATCATAGAAACTCCCAGGGTGCTAGGGCTGCCTTATTCACCCTTTCAGTCATTTCTCAGGATTTTttgagcatctgctgtgtgctgggcatcACTCTGAGTGCTGGAGATGAACACAGATGGCACAGTCTTTGCCCTAAAGAAGTTCACAGTGTAATGGGCGAGAGAGATCCACAGAGTGGAACACCAGTGGGCAGTCTGTCTAGAGAGTCCATAGGAGGAGGAGCCGGTCCCCTGGAGAAGTCACATCAGCATCCCAGCAGGACAGGGCTTGACCTGGATCTGGAAGGGTCTATGGCGCTAGCCGGGCAAACAAGCAGTGAAGAGCATTTGGGCAAAGAGAATCCTGAGTGCAGGCAATGGTGGTCGGGGCATGTGGTACTCAGGGTGTGGGTGCTAACAGTGGAGTTGAAGAGGGTGGGAAGGATGAATGCCAGGCTCCAGACATGTCATGCTAGAAGTGTTCTGGGTTGAGGCATTTGGACTTGATCATAAAAACAGTGGGTATTTTGAAGGGCTAAGAGGAGTGGTATTTTGTGTCTCTGCAAGGTTAGGCCAACAGCCATGGGGAGGATGAACTGGGCCCAGTAAGACAAGGGGCAAGATAGCTCACGGGACTGCGGGAGCAGTCCACACAAGCAGGTCCTGAGTGAAGCAGGGCAGTTAGAGGGCTGAACGGGAGATGGAGTCAAGAGACTTTAGGAGGTGAAGTCCCCAGCTGTGCTGCTCTTTTGTGTGTGGATAGTATATATCTTCTGTGCCGTagatatttcttgaataaatccTGGAGTCCTAGATTATTATAGCAGAATAGATGCTCCCGAGTCCTATCCattcttttcagttctggggaGATTGAGTAAAACGGCTGAAGGTGCTTCATGTCCTGGCTCTAGAGGTCTCAGGTAGAAAGTTAACTACCTGTATGGCCAagtgtgggggcttcccaggtggcattagtgtggtaaagaaccctcctgccaatgcaggagacataaaagactcaggttcgatccctgggtcagaaagataccctggagaaggaaatggcaacccactgcagtattctcacctggagagtcccacggacagaggagcctggtgggctacagtccgtggggttgcaaagagatggacacaaatgaagcgacttagcatgcacgcatgcacatatGGCCAAGTATGGAGCCTAAGCCTTTCTGCTTTATAGTTTACGCCCTTTAATTGGATCTCTGGCGACTGCACATTTTCTAAGACTCTGAGTTATTAATAAATAGGTAAATAGTGCtttctctgttttataaacaAAGCCATTTTAGTCCCAGAGAATGATCACATACCCAAAGCCACACTGCCAGTAAGTGGAGGGAGCAGTTTGTAGCAAGTCTGCCAGGTCCCATCaacagacaacctggaatgttgTATGCCTTTTTTGTTTTCCAGGTGTACAATCTGGAATGTTCCAtgcctttttcattttccagGTGTCTAGCACTTCCAGTGCTCTACTCACAGCAGCTCTAATGCCTGGCCCatttttctttaccaaatgactttttaaaaaaaatacatagtcaTTTATTAATTACAAccaaatgacttttttttaacattcagtaATCCCGAGTGTTCCTCATGCAAACTCATCAGAAcctttattttgtctgataaagATACTCCACCTTGCCCTCATAATATACCCTGAATGTTATTTTTGGCAGCCTCCTTgttcattcagatgtttatatgcTTAGGGATAATACCATTTTTACTAAAAGTTGTGAGACtcccaattatttatttaatacatcTGTCACCAGCATCCTTTTCTTTGAGCGTTTTCATGAGCCTGTGCATGTAAGCATGTTGCTGGTCACCCAGGGGCAGAGGCagaagaacaaaaaggaaaaagacccaGAATGAGGTCTGGTCCCTGTCCTGTACCAGTTTTGATTTCTACTAAACAGAGGGCTCTGAGGTTCACTTACAGTTGCTCAGAAATTGTTAATATGTTGTAATATAGACACTATTTACTCAGGCTATTCCGAGAGCCCGCTCCTAACATCCAGTGTTTTACTTAATCCTTGTCAGAATAAGTCCTTGCCAAATTGCTGTCACTTTCCCCTAACTTCATGGGAGAAGCCCCAGAGAGGCAGTTAACTTGGCCAAGGCCATGCAGTTGGAAACAGCCAGTCTGAGTCTTTCTGAACACACCCTCTGCAGAGCCATGTGTGTATTAGAATTTCTTtccagcactcaggatctttagttgcagcatgtgacctcttagttgcggcacgttAAGATCTAGTTCctaaaccagggatggaacccgggccccctgcaatgaaagcacagtacttagccactgaaccaccagggaagttcaattaGAGTTTTGACTGAGCCAATTTGCCATCAGGAGGGATTATCACTTGTTCCCCAACTTCTCTGGGGCTCAGTTTTTCTCTGAAATAAGTCTCCATTCCCTGGATCTAGGAGCCTTCACCCATTTCCCTGACTGTAAAGATGTGTCCCAGTCACTGAATATGAGTCCAACCCGGCAAAGGTTATGCTTActtttaagtgtttatttttgAAGTTAGAATAGGTAATATACATGTGCATGAGAAAAATTTTGTTCTTGGCTGTTCtctccaataaaagaaaaacctTAAAATGACCTTACTTAtgaaagggtttaaaaaaaagatgagccCTATAATTAGCTTCACTTTACAATTGTAAAAGAATGTTGCTCATTGTAGAAaagtgagaaaacaaaacaaaaatatgtatataaatatataaaggaaataaagatttCCGAATAAACGCTGCAGTTATTACTGATACTATTTTGACGTGGTTCCTtccagttttctctctcttttgtgcATATCTTTTGTCAGTAAGatcatagtgtgtgtgtgctcagtcccttagTTGtaactgactctttgtagccccatggactatagcccacaaagctcctctgtccgtggaattttccaggcaagaatactggagtgggttgccgtgtcctatACACGTGCCAAAACCTATCAAATTGTATTATATTAAATGTCTACAGCTTGTCCCatgttaattatatatattattgatatgtgtacatatacacgtATAAAACTGTTAAAACCTAAATGTTAAGAACAAAAGAAGCAGGATATAAAGGCggtggtttagtcattcagtgttgtccaactctttgcaaccccatggactgtagcccacaaggctcctctgtccatggtatttccacatattgttaaataaaatatgcacTGGATTTTCTATAGATACTTCACTTTTTTTCCAAAACCCCTAGTTGTAAGAGACATGGGAGGCTTTAAGAAATCATCTTATTCATTTCTTCCACATATGCTTCCTGCTTCTCATTCTGTCATGGTG
This DNA window, taken from Bubalus kerabau isolate K-KA32 ecotype Philippines breed swamp buffalo chromosome 11, PCC_UOA_SB_1v2, whole genome shotgun sequence, encodes the following:
- the CYS1 gene encoding cystin-1 — its product is MGSGSSRSGRALRRLRSPDSRPAGPDGAAPEGGTGLPVSAPAAAAAGEEAPEAVTGTDPGPAAPPDGGDETLRLLDQLLAESAGWGPGELASRGPARPRPAAGAGSPVSPKRSTEDHPEGSCNSEAPGSCHKKPERQSAITYDYSEEELMASIEREYCC